The window ACCACGCCTCCGCAGTGGACGCGGTGAATTCGAATGCATCACGATCATTCTTTCCATCCAGATTGGAGTAAACCTCATGCGAGATGGGGGATATTGTGATCAGCGTTGCTTCGAAAACGGATCCATCATGTCCATCAATGCCCATGATCTCGTCTGGCACCATCGGAATAGGCGTGTACCCACGGATCAACTTGTATTCTCCTGTCGATCCATCGATGGAGGAAACCTGCACAAACAGCATACGCTTGGGATTGCCCAGTTCATCGACAAATTCCTTGAGCGTCGGCATGAAGAACGAGACACCAAGCGAATTGCCGGAAACAATGGTTGTGAGCGGTTCCAGCACGTTTCCGCCTCGATCAAGCAGCGTGATTTTGATGCCCATCGGGTCGTGGGTGTGAACACTGAATGTCGCGACGTTCGATATTCCCGCGACGTAAAACGTGTCCAAGTCATCCGCCGAATCCAAATTGGAAACAATCGTCTCAGCCGTAGTGGTCGTGAATCGGGTTGCAGACAGCAACTCGTCAGAATGACGGTCGTTGCCGAGTTCCGAGTCAGGAGATTCACTTGACGCGAAGACATCAAACGGAGTCTCAATATCCGTTTGCGGCAACTCTTGACCAATCGCGATCGTGAGTTGATACCAGCCCACGGCTCCACGGTCCGACCAAACACGCACAAATGATTCCGCGTTCAATTGTTGATCGGTGGGCAATGTGTAGCTGGCGATGTCCAGTGCTCCGTCGCTCTGGAAAATCGGATCCGCTCGGTCAATCACTTTGCCTTCTGCATCAAGCAGTTCAAACTGAATGCCTGCCACGCCAATGACGAAGACGTTTGCAACGGCTGTGGTTGGAACACGAAAAACATCGACATCCTCGCTGGTTTCGAGGCGTTGATCGAAAGACAAAACCTCGCCGCGAAAATGCAATTCGGCGGCGTCCGCGAGCTGGTTCCCGACTTGGTCATCCAATTCCAACGAGCCCATTGAACCAATCGGTGGTGGCGTTGCGCCGGAGTCACGAACCTGAAGCTTATACCGGCCGACCTGCGAACTGACGCCAGCAACCCGAATGAAGACTTCGCTGGGGCGGTCTACCAAATAAGTTGCTGAGTTGACCTCTCCAGTGTTACTGAGTGTCGTCGTCGGCTGCAGAGAATTCATCTCGGCATCGTAGACATCAAACCGCACCGGAAAATTGTCACGTCCAATGATGCTAACGGTAATAGCGTTGCTGATGCTGGGCACACGGAACCAATCCTGATCGCCGGTTGTGTCGATGCTCGCATTCACCTCGGCCTGCTGGTCGAACGTTCGAACTAAGCTTGCATCACCAAAAACATCAGCATGGGCGTCGTTGCCAATCGGCATCTCCGTGCCAATCGTATTCATCCAGCCAAAGCCAGGTAGGTTGGAGACTTGAACGGATGGCCAATCTTGCAACTCAAACTGCAGAACATCCATCGAGTACCCGAACGATTCGGCGCGTCCGGAAGTCAGTTCCACCTCGATTTGATACTGACGCCCGACATGAGTGGGGAACTTGAACCCTTCAAAGTCTTTGCGATCCCCCATCTCAGATGCCACCGCAATCTCAACGCCAAATTCGTCAAGGACACGCACCTTAACGTGAGATTCTTCCGCCAACGAATTGACATCGACGGCCGCAAAATTTTGGTCAGCGGTGAAGCTGAACCGATCGATTGGTCCTGCCGGTGACAGAACGCTCCTTGAGCGAGCAAAGTCATTTCGATAGACCAAATCGGTTGCTGCGACGGAGTCTTCCGACAATTCTGCTCCCGTCCAAACCGCTTCCTCCGGTTGAACGAGGATCCCTTGATTGAGTCGATTGATGACTCGCAACGAATCGATTGCGCTGACTTCGCCATCTCCATTGACATCGTAATGAATTCCCTCTCCACCAAGGATTGGCGGAACATGCGTTTTTAAGATGGAGGAATCAGGTCGATTGAGTCCGTTGACGACAACCAGCGCATCCAATGCCGTTACTTCACCGTCACCGTTGACATCCGATGCATCAAGAGGATCCGTCCAGGCACTGAATCCGACATCACCAGCAAGCATCTGACGGGATTCAAGAACTTCGTGACGCAGGCGTTTTCGATTTGGATTCATCGTGACTTCAGCGGGATCACTCGAACAGGTTTTCATAGTTGAAGACGACGTGGTTCGCCTTCAATCTGATAGACGTGAAATTCGGGCCCCTGTCACGCGAAGAAATCGAAATTTGTTCTGGAACGAGTCGCATCACAAACTGTCGAATGGATTTTGATCGTCGAGTATTCAACGCGTCTGCATCGCGGAGGATGCTGTAGACGTCGACGAATGTCCCAGATCCTGTGTTGATCAGATGGAATCCTGAAGGTTCGGATCACTTGGGTTGCGGTTCAACTCTTCGAGCTTTTGGCGGGGACTGAGACCGTCCGGCGACTCTTCTATCGATCCCGGATCATCTACAGATCGATCCTCTTCAACGATCGGTGAGAGTTGCACTCCCGCAATGATCTTGTCCACTGTCTCACGCCATGTTTTTGCTGGGGGACTGGGTCTCAAGATTGCGGCAATATCCACGAAGTCCTCTCCCAGATTGCCTGAGTCCTGGACGGGCTTCGACTTTTGCGAATCTTCTTGCATGCTCCATGGCGTCGAGAAAACCCGAAAATGCAAACGAAACTCGGACTGAAACGTTTCCAAGAACGCTCCTTCCAAGAACAGAGCTTCGTCATAGAACAATCCGTCATACTTCGACTCTCGCTCCTGTGGATTGTCTTCCTCTTCGGTGTCGTCTTCACGGCTTCCGGACGATGCCTCGCTTCGGTGTTTGAAAGGCGTTCTGAAATCTTGCGACTGGGCGACCTGGTCCGGATCCTCGGATCGATCTTCTTTGCCCTCCACTTCCCCGCGTCGTTTAAAACGCAATTCGAAACCGTTGTCTCGATACGTTGGGATGAACGAGACAAACGACTCCGAATGAGGATCCAATGCACCCCAGTTCGAAGAATCTTTCGTATCAACTCGCTCCAGCAAAGGCGAAAACACTTCGGGGTATGAGAGAACCAAATCGCCCGTGTCGCCACTGCTTGGACCGCGTCCAGCATCCGTTGGATCGACACGAGCAACCGACGGAAACTCAACGCTGGATGCTGCAATGTTTTGATTTCCAATCACATTACCAGCCCCAAAAAGCAGCACCGGCTCCAACTGGTCCGCGGCTGGCGCAACTTGGATGCGACTCGGAAGATCAGTCCCAAGTACGACAAAAGGAACGTCAATCAAAAGCTGCTCTGCACTACCGTAAGGATTCAAATCGCTCGAAGTCCCACCAAGGTTTCGAAGAATCCTCCCATCCATCTCGGGTGCGGCATGACTTGAAAAAGATTCGTTCAGTAAAACGTTGCCCGTTGGTCTGAGATTGTCACTGAACTGAAGATCCACCCAAGCTTGGAAAACTCCCCCGAATCCACTGTTGCTTGGATTTTCGGACGTGAGGTCCCTCAAGTCTTGAACGTAAACCTTCGCGTAGTACTCAATTCCAACCTGCAGATTTTCGATTGGGCGATGCAGTGAATCTCGAACGTCAACTCGAAATCGCACCATCGGCGAATCGCTCGAGCCGGTCAGCCCAGGTGATGACGTTTCCGATTGATTCGCAGGTGCTTTCGTATCAGAACTTGTGAATTCGTCAACGATGGCCTGAAGCCGCTGCGGATCCATCCCATGTGCTGCGATTTCAGCTTGTAATTCAGCGACGATATCAAGCACATTGGCCGCAAGCGAAAGACGTGGCTCCATCAATTCAAATCGCAGAGTTCGAAAGCCTGTCATGGTGCAAAACCTTCTAAGTTTTTCTGGACGCCGGCCAAAGCCTCTTGGTACCGATCCTCATTGGGAAGACGCTGAACCAATGATCGCATCAAATTACGAGCTTGGATTGTGGCGTGCAGAGCCTCTGGCATACGAGATTGTTGAGACAACAGTCGACTGAGGTTGTTGTAGGTGATTGCGAGCTCTTCGGCGTAGCGAACCGCCATCGGCATTTCCTCAACGATTTCCCGAAGATATGCAACTGAATCCTGATAGCAGACAACGGCATCATCGTGCCTCCCCAAACGCATCAACAGGGCAGCCTGATTGCTTAGGCTCTGTGCCAACGCGTGTTTCTTCTCGAAGTCACGCCTGTCTCCATCAGACGGACCTCGGTCATGATCCGGCCTGCGTCCCACTCGCAGCAGGTCAATCGCCTTTTGGTTCATCCCGAGTGCTCCTTCCAAATCTCCATGCTGAGCGAGGTGGCTGAGGTTGTTCCAGATCTTGGCCGCGATCAGTCGGGTCGATTGGCTCTCGGATTCCATCCGAGACAATTCGTCGATCGCACGCTCCAATTCGCGCTTCGCATCTTCCTGGCGATTGACGGATGAAAGTAACAATCCATAGTTGCCCCGTACCATTGCCATGGTTTCATGACGATCGAGTGATTCGAGTCGTTGGATCGCTTTTTGGTAGTTTGACTCAGCTTGGGGCGTTTCTCCGTGTTCCGCTTGCAGGACCGCAATGCTGTTCAGACAAAGTGCCAATTCGTGCTCATTGGCTGGTAACGGTGGCAACTCAAGCAAAATGGTTGCAGCTCGCTGATAGGTCGCCAACGCTCTTCGAGTGGCGCCAATCTCTTCGATGATTTTTGCCGCTCGCAGATGAGTTCGAGCCAATTCATTCCGGAGTTCTGGGGCTGCCTCCACTTCGCCCGCAAATCGCTCGTAGTATTGAAGCAGCGCGCCAACGAGATCCTCACGCACGGATTCGGCACCGGCAACACCACGCAATCGTTCCGCGGCCATCAAACCGAAATGATCCAGCACCTCACGGGTTTGCTGAAAATTGGCCTGAGCTTTTTCGTAGTTGCGAGCGGCCATGACGAGGCTACTATCCGATTGCGCCAACGCCGATCGAAGAGCGGAGCGTTGCTGCACGAACTTCAGCATCGCCATGAGCGACAACACCAACGCGACCAACACAGCAGCCGCGGTAGAAGCAACAACACGCCGGTGGCGAACCGTCCACTTGGTAACTCGATCAGAGAGCGACGGTCGCCGGGCCAATATTGGAAGACCATCTGACACTCGCCTCAGGTCTTCTGCCAGGTCCCCTGCCGCTGAATAACGTTCGGCGGGTTCCTTTGCCAATGACTTGATCAATACCGTCTCGAGGTCGCGTGAGACCTTTGGATTGCGACGTCGAACGCTTGCGGGATCACTCCCATCGAAGCGTTCACCACACAACATCTCGTAAAGTGTGACTCCAAGCGAATACACATCAGCGCGATGATCGACGAACGAGGCTTTGCCCAGCGATTGCTCCGGACTCATGTAGCGAAGCGTGCCGACGACCGCGTTGCTACCCGTGATTCCATTCACATCACTGCCGTTTCCTTGCCGGCATCGTGCCAACCCGAAATCAGTCACCCAAATCTTGCCGTCCTGGTCCACGATCAAGTTGGAGGGTTTGATGTCTCGATGGATGACACCATACCGGTGGGCATGGTCAATCGCGTTGGCAACTTGGAGGGCCCAGCGAATCGCATCTTCCACCTCAGGCCGGTCGGTATAGATGAATTCATCGAGAGAACGTCCTCGAATCAACGGCATGCTGTAGCAATGGATACCGTCTTCGATTCCGGCACCGTAGATCGGCACAATGTTTGGATGGTGCAAACCACCTGCGGCCTGAGCTTCAAAAATGAACCGTGCGACTTGCTTCTGATCCAATGTGATGGACCTCGGCAAAATCTTCAGTGCCACGATTCGTTCGAGCGAAAGTTGCTTGGCCTCGTAGACAATCCCCATTCCGCCACGGCCAATTTCCCGTATCACCTCAAAGTCACCGATGGTCCGTGACGCAAGACCACCCCAAACTGGCGCAGGGGAAGCAGACTCACTCTCCGGTGCAAATCCATGCAAAGCGTCCAAACTCGTGAGCAAACCCGGCAGCCGATCCTCGAATCGACCATCCGAATAGCGTTCCTGGCATTCTGCGATGAAATCATGGTGCGTTACGGAGCCCGCCGAGCGACGTTCCAGATATTCCTCCAGAACCGACAACAGACGTTCATCAGTGGTATCAAGATCAGCATTCATGGTTCACTTTCCGTCTGGAGTTTGTCTCGCAGAGCTTCAATCGCACGCAGCCAAAGCATCCGCACCGCTCCGTGAGATCGATCCATCTGATCAGCGACTTCCGGGAAGCTGAGACCTTCAATGCTCCGTAATAGAAGCACTTCCCGGTGATCTTCGCTCAACTCCGCCAAAGCATTAACGACGCAGACGCTCCGCTCTTGATTAGCAAGCTGTGTTACGGGTGTCGGATCGCTAGCTGCCAACACATTTTCGAGTCGAACGGAGGACTGGTCGACCCATTTGCCAACGGTATCCAACGAGATTTCCCGCCGTACATCTCGAGCTTGCGCATCCACATGAGTTTGAATCTTTCGCGTCAATATGGCTCTCAACCAAGTCACAAACTCGCCTCCAGTGCTGCCGCGAAACTCACTGAAGCCACGTGCCGCGTTCAGCAACGTCTCCTGAACGACATCCGACTCGCTCGCTCTCACGCGTAGCCGAGCTCGAATTTGCGAAGCGGCCAACAATCGCACGTAGTTTTGATACAGACCAAACAGCGTGCTTAGCGCAGCAGCATCGCCATTTCTCGCTGCTTGGAGCAGTCGGTCAACCTGGGTGTAGTCAGAGTTTTTCGGTGGGTTCAATTCGATTTCGCTGCTCCTTTAAAACACCGGAATTGCAGACACGTCCAAGTGATAGACAGGGATCACAGTGAATTGTCACGCAAAAAATTTGACAGTGCGAGGTTTCTAGCCAGGAACCACGATTCCTGCAGCCTAGCGAATCGAGTAGCAACAAGTTCGTTGCGTATTTCGAGCCTGGGTTGCTCGACCGCTCTCATGCCGACTTTGGCGAGATCTGTGCGACTGAACAACTGGCGGCGAACGCACAACAGAAAGTGCGCGACAGTTTGCTCAGGAGACTGCATTCTCGTCTGGGCGAAGTCGCGGTGGCCTGCTAAAATCCCCGTTCCGGATGGGTGGCCGAGTGGACGAAGGCTCTAGTCTTGAAAACTAGCGTAGGGGAGACCTTACCGTGGGTTCGAATCCCACCCCATCCGCTTCTTTTGAACTCGGACGTTCCTTGCGAATGGCTGGGATCCAAAGGGCAATCGCAGGAGCCATCCCGGCCGCGAATCAGCCGAGTAGCGGCTGCAACAATTGCCGGCGAGTGACCACGCTGCCGATCTTTCCGCTGGCCTCGTACAAAACCGCCACATCGCTGTGAGCGTCGTATAAACGCAGCAGTACGCCCAAATGCCGGTCGGTCAACGCACCGCGAACAATCGGCAGCGGCGCAGGAACCTGCTCTTGATAAACCAAATCAGAGTATCGGTAGAAACCGATGATCCGACCTTTGCGACGCACCAAAATGATGGGGTGGTTTTGCCTGCGTGCTTGGCGACGGGCAAGTTCCAAATCGACGGGAGAGTCCACAACCGCCAATCGCTCGGGACGCACACCAAACTGAATGGCTGGCCCATTGCCGACATCAAAGACATTCTGGGCCAGGTTGCGTTGTCCCACCGCCAGAATCCCCGCGTCTTGCCCCGCTTGAAGCACCTGGTCCAAATCACCACGTGCCATCGACAGACGCAAGCGAAACGGGGTTTCGCCGGTCAGCTTCTGCAACGCATTGCCTAGCAAGCTGAGCAACAACGAGATCGGAGCAAACACAATCGTCGCGATCAACAACAACCAACGAGTGCCCCGCAAAAGTCGATAAGGTGCTTGATAGAAAAGGTGCTTTGGCAGTAGTTCACCAAACACAAATACGACCGGCGTCATCATCACGGTGGCAGCCAATTCGATCGCTTCCCCACCACCTATCAACGCACCAACGAACATCACGATCGCCAAACTGGTCAGGTAGTTGGCCAGG of the Rhodopirellula baltica SH 1 genome contains:
- a CDS encoding sigma-70 family RNA polymerase sigma factor, with amino-acid sequence MNPPKNSDYTQVDRLLQAARNGDAAALSTLFGLYQNYVRLLAASQIRARLRVRASESDVVQETLLNAARGFSEFRGSTGGEFVTWLRAILTRKIQTHVDAQARDVRREISLDTVGKWVDQSSVRLENVLAASDPTPVTQLANQERSVCVVNALAELSEDHREVLLLRSIEGLSFPEVADQMDRSHGAVRMLWLRAIEALRDKLQTESEP
- a CDS encoding CNNM domain-containing protein; translation: MMLAVGVFLIGLMLSAFFSGSETGLYRVSRTRLVLDGLSGSFAGRGLVWMINHPAIFVATTLVGNNLANYLTSLAIVMFVGALIGGGEAIELAATVMMTPVVFVFGELLPKHLFYQAPYRLLRGTRWLLLIATIVFAPISLLLSLLGNALQKLTGETPFRLRLSMARGDLDQVLQAGQDAGILAVGQRNLAQNVFDVGNGPAIQFGVRPERLAVVDSPVDLELARRQARRQNHPIILVRRKGRIIGFYRYSDLVYQEQVPAPLPIVRGALTDRHLGVLLRLYDAHSDVAVLYEASGKIGSVVTRRQLLQPLLG
- a CDS encoding serine/threonine-protein kinase, which encodes MNADLDTTDERLLSVLEEYLERRSAGSVTHHDFIAECQERYSDGRFEDRLPGLLTSLDALHGFAPESESASPAPVWGGLASRTIGDFEVIREIGRGGMGIVYEAKQLSLERIVALKILPRSITLDQKQVARFIFEAQAAGGLHHPNIVPIYGAGIEDGIHCYSMPLIRGRSLDEFIYTDRPEVEDAIRWALQVANAIDHAHRYGVIHRDIKPSNLIVDQDGKIWVTDFGLARCRQGNGSDVNGITGSNAVVGTLRYMSPEQSLGKASFVDHRADVYSLGVTLYEMLCGERFDGSDPASVRRRNPKVSRDLETVLIKSLAKEPAERYSAAGDLAEDLRRVSDGLPILARRPSLSDRVTKWTVRHRRVVASTAAAVLVALVLSLMAMLKFVQQRSALRSALAQSDSSLVMAARNYEKAQANFQQTREVLDHFGLMAAERLRGVAGAESVREDLVGALLQYYERFAGEVEAAPELRNELARTHLRAAKIIEEIGATRRALATYQRAATILLELPPLPANEHELALCLNSIAVLQAEHGETPQAESNYQKAIQRLESLDRHETMAMVRGNYGLLLSSVNRQEDAKRELERAIDELSRMESESQSTRLIAAKIWNNLSHLAQHGDLEGALGMNQKAIDLLRVGRRPDHDRGPSDGDRRDFEKKHALAQSLSNQAALLMRLGRHDDAVVCYQDSVAYLREIVEEMPMAVRYAEELAITYNNLSRLLSQQSRMPEALHATIQARNLMRSLVQRLPNEDRYQEALAGVQKNLEGFAP
- a CDS encoding dockerin type I domain-containing protein, whose product is MNPNRKRLRHEVLESRQMLAGDVGFSAWTDPLDASDVNGDGEVTALDALVVVNGLNRPDSSILKTHVPPILGGEGIHYDVNGDGEVSAIDSLRVINRLNQGILVQPEEAVWTGAELSEDSVAATDLVYRNDFARSRSVLSPAGPIDRFSFTADQNFAAVDVNSLAEESHVKVRVLDEFGVEIAVASEMGDRKDFEGFKFPTHVGRQYQIEVELTSGRAESFGYSMDVLQFELQDWPSVQVSNLPGFGWMNTIGTEMPIGNDAHADVFGDASLVRTFDQQAEVNASIDTTGDQDWFRVPSISNAITVSIIGRDNFPVRFDVYDAEMNSLQPTTTLSNTGEVNSATYLVDRPSEVFIRVAGVSSQVGRYKLQVRDSGATPPPIGSMGSLELDDQVGNQLADAAELHFRGEVLSFDQRLETSEDVDVFRVPTTAVANVFVIGVAGIQFELLDAEGKVIDRADPIFQSDGALDIASYTLPTDQQLNAESFVRVWSDRGAVGWYQLTIAIGQELPQTDIETPFDVFASSESPDSELGNDRHSDELLSATRFTTTTAETIVSNLDSADDLDTFYVAGISNVATFSVHTHDPMGIKITLLDRGGNVLEPLTTIVSGNSLGVSFFMPTLKEFVDELGNPKRMLFVQVSSIDGSTGEYKLIRGYTPIPMVPDEIMGIDGHDGSVFEATLITISPISHEVYSNLDGKNDRDAFEFTASTAEAWLTVVRSEQLGIQGIGTVDLFTTDGVLVEPTRVVEAPFESFVSRFIRKSYELTAGENYVAVVSNEETSVQGSYRLQIDALGDVLNAFDLSAADSVLIPDLESVAEPTSILGAGVDWVTVPLSIQLDGIDDVQFVRFTSSDLNVLVNTPTGSPAIITDVSLRFRLFNLTDGVQLGDPAKWHDQNYLAEQLSSATDNATRDYVLAVWSPKGEGTFEMDLQIGRRVVSQTDDVADTFTDAQPLDLQNGDMVLPSTGTQDPSDGLYTRFATDLHDTKDMDVYRIEAANFITRAGVMWAGMEAFDPVTQLEAANRIVLELYDEDGIAVAKHAADALLLNQWTFESVDFETEVGETYFLRISQTTPNPIRCRLFIA